The Choristoneura fumiferana chromosome 11, NRCan_CFum_1, whole genome shotgun sequence genome includes a region encoding these proteins:
- the LOC141432695 gene encoding uncharacterized protein isoform X2, producing the protein MSFLSTTENVGFSGIPQNIADGSCATQFKLAVEGASGNCGDVNMFIHDSSGDEQAYIPHLNDNFFQSKFKIDPNELYTFHDSDVIAGEITVSHTDDSFMFPDNVEVKAKFLDSPNSELDLRSSLTNGDIKDEIKLEVANGHYSPESRLLTPSYKDVKTTNTKVPKAKTSGQGKETARSNSVSEVRRPSVHSPKGQSNNVASCKKVSINSVNTNHVKSASNPKATGSETFLDVFKREQGLVENPPAVVKTEPGAPTPAKVSTSSGKKAASAKTSQSKVRRGRGPAVHEALQRIPVQRALPVLNRSWHAPGQSLFDCGPLDDRKPTFRQFESSSDDENGLEFGPVSVEDGAADSRGARLALRRAALRRHVMRADTSLRLARDFREHKSLAAIVKKQLNGQGPSCRLPPQMVNHLLAMRGMPEVLSSRERGRLRGIGWSGGESGALKASHGTKCSEDGCEAPRLPCGRYCLSHVTLAPEQRLYAACAAVFAGGARCKQPILPLHEQTPLCAEHAWKRDNYDKLSRDCKPKKLARKRVCPATPRRAKRRRRPARPRPAPAPNQSLSEINVCSNSSAYDSSEDTAMGALSENEFIVSAGNSHELEVGEVGQVPPDDILDPAVLSQIPDEAFTEFFNQAEGGSSFAESSELAAALEAVLDERVLDERALDSIADCVFTHSPHAAKPKMQVPASVAMELSSSAPS; encoded by the exons ATGTCGTTTTTGAGTACAACCGAAAATGTGGG TTTCAGTGGCATTCCACAAAATATAGCAGATGGCAGCTGTGCAACACAGTTCAAGTTGGCGGTGGAGGGTGCATCAGGGAACTGTGGAGATGTCAACATGTTCATACATGATAGCTCTGGGGATGAGCAAGCATACATACCTCACCTGAATGATAACTTTTTCCAatccaaatttaaaattgatCCCAACGAACTTTATACATTTCATGACTCAGACGTGATAGCTGGGGAAATAACCGTTAGTCACACAGATGACAGTTTCATGTTTCCTGATAATGTGGAAGTGAAAGCTAAGTTCTTAGATAGTCCGAACAGTGAATTGGATCTAAGAAGCTCCCTTACCAATGGAGACATTAAAGATGAAATCAAGCTTGAGGTTGCTAATGGTCATTACTCACCAGAGTCGAGGTTGTTGACTCCTAGTTATAAAGATGTCAAGACTACAAATACCAAAGTTCCGAAAGCAAAGACTTCAGGCCAGGGAAAGGAGACTGCTCGGAGCAACTCTGTCAGTGAGGTGCGGCGGCCAAGTGTTCATAGCCCTAAGGGTCAAAGTAATAATGTAGCCTCTTGTAAAAAAGTCAGTATTAATAGTGTTAATACTAATCATGTTAAGTCTGCATCAAATCCAAAGGCCACAGGCTCTGAAACatttttggatgtttttaaAAGAGAACAGGGCTTAGTTGAAAACCCCCCTGCAGTTGTAAAGACAGAGCCTGGAGCGCCAACTCCTGCAAAAGTGTCCACATCATCTGGAAAAAAGGCAGCATCAG ctaaAACCTCGCAAAGCAAAGTCCGTCGTGGTCGTGGTCCTGCTGTGCATGAGGCATTGCAACGGATACCGGTGCAGAGAGCGCTGCCCGTGCTCAACAGGAGCTGGCATGCACCTGGACAAAGCCTGTTTGACTGTGGCCCACTAGATGACAGGAAACCGACATTCAGACAGTTTGAAAGTAGCAGCGATGATGAAAATGGGCTTGAGTTTG GCCCAGTATCTGTGGAAGACGGGGCGGCGGACAGCCGTGGGGCGCGGCTGGCGCTCCGTAGGGCTGCGCTGAGACGGCACGTGATGCGAGCTGACACGTCGCTGCGGCTGGCGCGCGATTTTAGGGAGCACAAGTCGCTCGCTGCTATTGTCAAG AAGCAGCTGAACGGACAGGGGCCGTCGTGCCGGCTGCCGCCACAGATGGTCAACCATTTGCTGGCAATGCGTGGGATGCCAGAAGTTCTGTCGTCAAGGGAACGAGGGAGGCTCAG AGGAATCGGGTGGTCGGGCGGCGAAAGCGGCGCCCTAAAGGCCAGCCACGGCACGAAATGCTCGGAGGACGGTTGCGAAGCCCCCCGGCTGCCGTGCGGGCGTTACTGTCTGTCCCACGTCACGTTAGCGCCGGAACAGCGGCTGTATGCCGCTTGTGCAGCTGTGTTCGCTGGCGGCGCGCGTTGCAAACAACCCATACTGCCTCTCCACGAACAGACGCCGCTGTGTGCCGAGCACGCCTGGAAGCGC GATAACTACGATAAGCTGAGCCGCGACTGCAAGCCCAAGAAGCTGGCCCGCAAGCGCGTGTGCCCGGCGACCCCGCGCCGCGCCAagcgccggcgccggcccgCCCGCCCtcgccccgcgcccgcgcccaaCCAATCCCTCTCAG AAATCAACGTATGTTCAAACTCGTCGGCGTACGACAGCTCTGAAGACACCGCTATGGGTGCTCTCAGTGAAAACGAATTTATCGTTTCGGCGGGAAATTCGCATGAATTAG aagtcGGAGAGGTGGGTCAAGTTCCACCGGATGATATCCTGGACCCGGCAGTGCTCAGCCAAATTCCCGACGAGGCGTTCACTGAATTTTTCAATCAAG CGGAAGGAGGGTCATCGTTCGCTGAAAGTTCAGAACTGGCGGCGGCGTTGGAAGCCGTGCTAGACGAACGGGTATTGGACGAGCGAGCGTTGGACAGCATCGCGGACTGTGTGTTCACGCATTCGCCTCATGCAGCCAAGCCTAAG ATGCAAGTTCCAGCGTCGGTAGCGATGGAGCTGTCCTCGAGCGCGCCATCATAA
- the LOC141432695 gene encoding uncharacterized protein isoform X1, protein MSFLSTTENVGFSGIPQNIADGSCATQFKLAVEGASGNCGDVNMFIHDSSGDEQAYIPHLNDNFFQSKFKIDPNELYTFHDSDVIAGEITVSHTDDSFMFPDNVEVKAKFLDSPNSELDLRSSLTNGDIKDEIKLEVANGHYSPESRLLTPSYKDVKTTNTKVPKAKTSGQGKETARSNSVSEVRRPSVHSPKGQSNNVASCKKVSINSVNTNHVKSASNPKATGSETFLDVFKREQGLVENPPAVVKTEPGAPTPAKVSTSSGKKAASAKTSQSKVRRGRGPAVHEALQRIPVQRALPVLNRSWHAPGQSLFDCGPLDDRKPTFRQFESSSDDENGLEFESFAGPVSVEDGAADSRGARLALRRAALRRHVMRADTSLRLARDFREHKSLAAIVKKQLNGQGPSCRLPPQMVNHLLAMRGMPEVLSSRERGRLRGIGWSGGESGALKASHGTKCSEDGCEAPRLPCGRYCLSHVTLAPEQRLYAACAAVFAGGARCKQPILPLHEQTPLCAEHAWKRDNYDKLSRDCKPKKLARKRVCPATPRRAKRRRRPARPRPAPAPNQSLSEINVCSNSSAYDSSEDTAMGALSENEFIVSAGNSHELEVGEVGQVPPDDILDPAVLSQIPDEAFTEFFNQAEGGSSFAESSELAAALEAVLDERVLDERALDSIADCVFTHSPHAAKPKMQVPASVAMELSSSAPS, encoded by the exons ATGTCGTTTTTGAGTACAACCGAAAATGTGGG TTTCAGTGGCATTCCACAAAATATAGCAGATGGCAGCTGTGCAACACAGTTCAAGTTGGCGGTGGAGGGTGCATCAGGGAACTGTGGAGATGTCAACATGTTCATACATGATAGCTCTGGGGATGAGCAAGCATACATACCTCACCTGAATGATAACTTTTTCCAatccaaatttaaaattgatCCCAACGAACTTTATACATTTCATGACTCAGACGTGATAGCTGGGGAAATAACCGTTAGTCACACAGATGACAGTTTCATGTTTCCTGATAATGTGGAAGTGAAAGCTAAGTTCTTAGATAGTCCGAACAGTGAATTGGATCTAAGAAGCTCCCTTACCAATGGAGACATTAAAGATGAAATCAAGCTTGAGGTTGCTAATGGTCATTACTCACCAGAGTCGAGGTTGTTGACTCCTAGTTATAAAGATGTCAAGACTACAAATACCAAAGTTCCGAAAGCAAAGACTTCAGGCCAGGGAAAGGAGACTGCTCGGAGCAACTCTGTCAGTGAGGTGCGGCGGCCAAGTGTTCATAGCCCTAAGGGTCAAAGTAATAATGTAGCCTCTTGTAAAAAAGTCAGTATTAATAGTGTTAATACTAATCATGTTAAGTCTGCATCAAATCCAAAGGCCACAGGCTCTGAAACatttttggatgtttttaaAAGAGAACAGGGCTTAGTTGAAAACCCCCCTGCAGTTGTAAAGACAGAGCCTGGAGCGCCAACTCCTGCAAAAGTGTCCACATCATCTGGAAAAAAGGCAGCATCAG ctaaAACCTCGCAAAGCAAAGTCCGTCGTGGTCGTGGTCCTGCTGTGCATGAGGCATTGCAACGGATACCGGTGCAGAGAGCGCTGCCCGTGCTCAACAGGAGCTGGCATGCACCTGGACAAAGCCTGTTTGACTGTGGCCCACTAGATGACAGGAAACCGACATTCAGACAGTTTGAAAGTAGCAGCGATGATGAAAATGGGCTTGAGTTTG aatCATTTGCAGGCCCAGTATCTGTGGAAGACGGGGCGGCGGACAGCCGTGGGGCGCGGCTGGCGCTCCGTAGGGCTGCGCTGAGACGGCACGTGATGCGAGCTGACACGTCGCTGCGGCTGGCGCGCGATTTTAGGGAGCACAAGTCGCTCGCTGCTATTGTCAAG AAGCAGCTGAACGGACAGGGGCCGTCGTGCCGGCTGCCGCCACAGATGGTCAACCATTTGCTGGCAATGCGTGGGATGCCAGAAGTTCTGTCGTCAAGGGAACGAGGGAGGCTCAG AGGAATCGGGTGGTCGGGCGGCGAAAGCGGCGCCCTAAAGGCCAGCCACGGCACGAAATGCTCGGAGGACGGTTGCGAAGCCCCCCGGCTGCCGTGCGGGCGTTACTGTCTGTCCCACGTCACGTTAGCGCCGGAACAGCGGCTGTATGCCGCTTGTGCAGCTGTGTTCGCTGGCGGCGCGCGTTGCAAACAACCCATACTGCCTCTCCACGAACAGACGCCGCTGTGTGCCGAGCACGCCTGGAAGCGC GATAACTACGATAAGCTGAGCCGCGACTGCAAGCCCAAGAAGCTGGCCCGCAAGCGCGTGTGCCCGGCGACCCCGCGCCGCGCCAagcgccggcgccggcccgCCCGCCCtcgccccgcgcccgcgcccaaCCAATCCCTCTCAG AAATCAACGTATGTTCAAACTCGTCGGCGTACGACAGCTCTGAAGACACCGCTATGGGTGCTCTCAGTGAAAACGAATTTATCGTTTCGGCGGGAAATTCGCATGAATTAG aagtcGGAGAGGTGGGTCAAGTTCCACCGGATGATATCCTGGACCCGGCAGTGCTCAGCCAAATTCCCGACGAGGCGTTCACTGAATTTTTCAATCAAG CGGAAGGAGGGTCATCGTTCGCTGAAAGTTCAGAACTGGCGGCGGCGTTGGAAGCCGTGCTAGACGAACGGGTATTGGACGAGCGAGCGTTGGACAGCATCGCGGACTGTGTGTTCACGCATTCGCCTCATGCAGCCAAGCCTAAG ATGCAAGTTCCAGCGTCGGTAGCGATGGAGCTGTCCTCGAGCGCGCCATCATAA